One segment of Comamonas thiooxydans DNA contains the following:
- a CDS encoding uracil-DNA glycosylase family protein — MALNLDARQRAMLEAMGITVWLPEPVEPAAIAAVTAVAAAPSPLAESVAAPVMRVAPPAPVSPPVAQAAAPAAEAAPAQPPAQTARPAGPPPQNLSGHRAHEPRQFVQQPAAGPAGEPGLGWTISPAQLVYPHAPQHVQSAEQGGWLILLEPAANPPLLSPAQRPAADSAQTALQGDAAKLLDNMLRALGLQEKPRVFSAALHRAPPDADLSHAQALQPALETLLRELRPDCVLVLGLASARAVLGRHDALGRLRAEPHHIAGVPTVVTYDPNYLLRAPQAKAGAWADLVQADAFTKGL, encoded by the coding sequence ATGGCCCTGAACCTGGATGCCCGCCAGCGGGCCATGCTGGAAGCCATGGGCATCACCGTCTGGTTGCCCGAGCCCGTGGAACCCGCAGCAATTGCTGCTGTCACTGCCGTCGCCGCCGCACCATCACCGCTCGCGGAGTCCGTCGCGGCACCGGTAATGCGCGTGGCGCCGCCGGCCCCCGTAAGCCCGCCTGTGGCGCAGGCCGCCGCTCCCGCAGCCGAGGCAGCGCCGGCCCAGCCGCCCGCCCAGACCGCCAGGCCCGCCGGCCCACCGCCCCAGAACCTGTCCGGCCACCGGGCGCACGAGCCGCGTCAGTTTGTGCAGCAACCCGCCGCAGGCCCGGCCGGCGAACCCGGCCTGGGCTGGACCATCAGTCCCGCCCAACTGGTCTACCCCCATGCTCCGCAGCATGTGCAAAGCGCCGAGCAAGGCGGCTGGCTGATCCTGCTGGAGCCTGCCGCCAATCCGCCCCTGCTGAGCCCGGCGCAAAGGCCTGCGGCCGACAGCGCCCAGACGGCGCTGCAGGGCGATGCCGCCAAGCTGCTGGACAATATGCTGCGCGCCCTCGGACTGCAGGAAAAACCGCGCGTCTTCAGCGCCGCCCTGCACCGCGCGCCGCCCGATGCCGACCTCAGCCATGCCCAGGCGCTGCAACCCGCCCTGGAGACGCTGCTGCGCGAGCTGCGCCCGGACTGCGTGCTGGTTCTGGGCCTGGCCAGTGCACGCGCCGTGCTGGGCCGCCATGATGCGCTGGGCCGGCTGCGGGCCGAACCGCACCACATTGCGGGCGTGCCCACGGTGGTGACCTACGACCCCAACTATCTGCTGCGTGCGCCGCAGGCCAAGGCCGGAGCCTGGGCCGATCTGGTGCAGGCCGACGCGTTTACCAAGGGGCTGTGA
- the rimI gene encoding ribosomal protein S18-alanine N-acetyltransferase has translation MTLPSSSTLATDASTQDAASLVHFEPLSALWLDTLLPIEEQAYVHPWTRGNFQDAMVAGYQIQLLVDADHQLLGYFVAMQALDEVHLLNITVNPACQRQGWARVLLDALALWSRQQNAQWIWLEVRESNARAREVYLRHGFAEVGLRKNYYPNPNGPREHAVLMSLKLWP, from the coding sequence ATGACCTTGCCCAGCAGCTCCACACTCGCCACCGACGCCAGCACCCAGGATGCTGCATCCCTGGTGCATTTCGAGCCGCTGTCCGCGCTCTGGCTCGACACCCTGCTCCCGATCGAGGAGCAGGCCTATGTCCATCCCTGGACGCGCGGCAACTTCCAGGATGCCATGGTGGCCGGCTACCAGATACAGCTGCTGGTCGATGCAGATCACCAGTTGCTGGGCTACTTTGTCGCCATGCAGGCGCTGGACGAAGTGCATCTGCTCAATATCACCGTCAACCCGGCCTGCCAGCGCCAGGGCTGGGCGCGCGTGCTGCTCGATGCGCTGGCTTTGTGGTCGCGCCAGCAGAATGCCCAATGGATCTGGCTGGAAGTGCGCGAAAGCAATGCCCGCGCCCGCGAGGTCTACCTCAGGCACGGCTTTGCCGAAGTCGGCCTGCGCAAGAACTACTATCCCAACCCCAACGGCCCGCGCGAACATGCGGTGCTCATGAGTCTGAAACTATGGCCCTGA
- the tsaB gene encoding tRNA (adenosine(37)-N6)-threonylcarbamoyltransferase complex dimerization subunit type 1 TsaB produces MNLLAIDTSTDTLFVAVQRGDAIWQHSGPGAQQSSAQLLPAIRQLMKEAGLGFAQLDAIAFGRGPGSFTGLRTACAITQGLAFAAKVPVLPVDSLLTVAEEARHLHGCTEVEAVLDARMHEVYHAAFRYVDGQWIEPEDFGLCAPEALQAAAGHAVAGNAQPVYPELLAPAARHVHAMPTATAMLRLAPALLAKGCAVPAEEALPRYIRDKVAKTTAEREAEKAAAAAASDAASR; encoded by the coding sequence ATGAATCTTCTCGCCATCGACACCAGTACCGATACCTTGTTTGTTGCCGTCCAGCGTGGCGATGCCATCTGGCAGCACAGCGGGCCGGGCGCGCAGCAGTCGTCGGCGCAGTTGCTGCCGGCCATCCGCCAGCTCATGAAGGAGGCGGGGCTGGGCTTTGCGCAGCTGGACGCCATTGCCTTCGGGCGCGGTCCCGGCTCCTTCACAGGCCTGCGCACGGCCTGCGCCATCACCCAGGGTCTGGCGTTTGCCGCCAAGGTTCCCGTGCTGCCCGTGGACTCGCTGCTCACCGTGGCCGAAGAGGCCCGTCATCTGCATGGCTGCACCGAGGTCGAGGCCGTGCTTGACGCGCGCATGCACGAGGTCTATCACGCAGCCTTCCGCTATGTGGACGGCCAGTGGATCGAGCCCGAGGACTTCGGCCTCTGCGCCCCCGAGGCTCTGCAGGCTGCAGCCGGCCATGCCGTGGCGGGCAATGCCCAGCCCGTCTACCCCGAGCTGCTGGCACCCGCCGCGCGCCATGTGCACGCCATGCCCACTGCCACGGCCATGCTGCGCCTGGCACCGGCACTGTTGGCAAAAGGCTGCGCGGTACCGGCCGAAGAGGCGCTGCCGCGCTATATCCGCGATAAAGTGGCAAAAACCACGGCCGAGCGCGAAGCCGAGAAGGCCGCCGCTGCTGCTGCCTCCGACGCCGCCTCCCGATAA
- the dacB gene encoding D-alanyl-D-alanine carboxypeptidase/D-alanyl-D-alanine-endopeptidase: protein MLQTPFFLRKTLSALGASLLALLAQPSLAQSLPADTRIPSAVDAALQRAKIPRDAVSLLVMNVDGRSPPNLAWRTHQAMNPASVMKLVTTYAALDQLGPAYVWRTPVYLGGPVVDGALRGNLYIQGQGDPKLVLERLWLMLRRLQGMGIKVIVGDIVLDRSAFQLPAHDAAVFDNEPWRPYNASPDALLINYKAVALNIAPDTGAGVARIQYDPPMFGMENQQTVALAAPTSDCGDWRSKMQLDMNNPQRIAFNGSYPASCGDKSWSIAPAQPERFAAKAIEGMWREVGGKLTGAVRDGSVPQGLQPAFQLESPALSEVVRDINKYSNNIMAQHVLLTLGMQRTGVASFDSARQSLAQWWAARWGNAEQPVVDNGAGLSRNASITASGLGQMLQNAWVSPVMPEFVSSMPIVGVDGTLRRSKSRFAGAAHLKTGSLRDSAALAGYVDGASGQRYVLVAMANHANAAAARTAWDALVDWTAAQ, encoded by the coding sequence ATGCTGCAGACCCCCTTCTTTCTTCGCAAGACCCTGAGCGCACTGGGCGCATCGTTGCTGGCGCTGCTGGCCCAGCCCTCGCTGGCGCAGTCCCTGCCTGCCGATACCCGCATTCCCTCCGCCGTGGACGCGGCGCTGCAACGCGCCAAGATTCCGCGCGATGCCGTATCGCTGCTGGTGATGAATGTGGATGGCAGATCGCCACCGAACCTGGCCTGGCGCACGCACCAGGCCATGAATCCGGCCTCGGTCATGAAGCTGGTCACCACTTATGCGGCGCTCGACCAGCTGGGCCCGGCCTATGTTTGGCGCACGCCCGTCTACCTGGGCGGCCCGGTGGTCGATGGCGCCTTGCGCGGCAATCTCTACATCCAGGGCCAGGGCGACCCCAAGCTGGTGCTGGAGCGCCTGTGGCTGATGCTGCGCCGCCTGCAAGGCATGGGCATCAAGGTCATCGTGGGCGATATCGTGCTGGACCGCAGCGCCTTTCAGCTGCCCGCGCATGATGCGGCGGTCTTCGACAACGAGCCCTGGAGGCCCTACAACGCCTCGCCCGATGCGCTGCTGATCAACTACAAGGCCGTGGCTTTGAATATTGCTCCTGATACAGGAGCTGGTGTCGCTCGTATTCAATACGATCCACCGATGTTTGGCATGGAAAATCAGCAAACAGTGGCGCTGGCAGCTCCTACTTCTGATTGCGGCGACTGGCGCAGCAAGATGCAGCTGGACATGAACAATCCGCAGCGCATCGCCTTCAACGGCAGCTATCCGGCAAGCTGCGGCGACAAGAGCTGGTCCATCGCACCGGCGCAGCCCGAGCGCTTTGCGGCCAAGGCCATAGAAGGCATGTGGCGCGAGGTGGGCGGCAAGCTCACCGGCGCCGTGCGCGACGGCAGCGTGCCCCAGGGGCTGCAGCCGGCGTTCCAGCTGGAGTCTCCGGCGCTGTCCGAAGTGGTGCGCGACATCAACAAATACAGCAACAACATCATGGCCCAGCATGTGCTGCTCACCCTGGGCATGCAGCGCACCGGCGTGGCCAGCTTCGACTCCGCAAGGCAGTCGCTGGCCCAGTGGTGGGCCGCGCGCTGGGGCAATGCCGAGCAGCCCGTGGTGGACAACGGCGCAGGCCTGAGCCGCAATGCCAGCATCACGGCCAGCGGCCTCGGGCAGATGCTGCAGAACGCCTGGGTCTCGCCCGTGATGCCGGAGTTCGTCTCCTCCATGCCCATCGTCGGCGTGGACGGCACGCTGCGCCGCAGCAAGAGCCGCTTTGCGGGCGCGGCCCACCTCAAGACCGGCAGCCTGCGCGACTCGGCGGCACTGGCCGGCTATGTCGACGGTGCCAGCGGCCAGCGCTATGTGCTGGTGGCCATGGCCAACCATGCCAATGCGGCCGCGGCGCGCACGGCCTGGGATGCGCTGGTGGACTGGACGGCGGCCCAGTAG
- a CDS encoding SDR family oxidoreductase → MKFQHKTVIVTGAASGFGAAIACRMAQEGARVMVADLNVQGAEQMSEQLRAAGWQAASFGVDVASHQGFEQLVEHTRTLWGGLDILVNNAGTTHRNKPALEVTEDEFDRVYGVNVKSLFWAAHAVLPHFTAQGGGSIVNVASTTGVRPGPGLVWYSGSKAAMINLTKGLALEFARAGVRINAVNPMIGETAMLGDFMGMEDTPANRERFLQRIPLGRFTQPADVASAVCFLAGDEASYLTGVCLDVDGGRNI, encoded by the coding sequence ATGAAATTTCAGCACAAAACAGTGATTGTCACGGGGGCGGCCTCGGGGTTTGGCGCAGCGATCGCATGCCGCATGGCGCAGGAGGGCGCCCGCGTCATGGTGGCCGATCTGAACGTCCAGGGGGCCGAGCAGATGTCCGAGCAACTGCGCGCCGCGGGCTGGCAGGCCGCCAGCTTCGGCGTCGATGTGGCCTCCCACCAGGGCTTCGAGCAACTGGTCGAGCACACGCGCACGCTCTGGGGCGGCCTGGACATCCTAGTGAACAATGCCGGTACCACGCACAGGAACAAGCCTGCGCTGGAGGTGACCGAGGACGAGTTTGACCGCGTCTACGGCGTCAATGTCAAAAGCCTGTTCTGGGCCGCGCATGCGGTGCTGCCGCATTTCACCGCGCAGGGCGGGGGCAGCATCGTCAACGTGGCATCGACGACCGGCGTGCGGCCGGGGCCGGGCCTGGTCTGGTACAGCGGCAGCAAGGCCGCGATGATCAACCTCACCAAAGGCCTGGCACTGGAATTCGCCAGGGCCGGCGTGCGCATCAATGCCGTCAATCCCATGATCGGTGAAACCGCCATGCTGGGGGACTTCATGGGCATGGAGGATACGCCCGCCAACCGCGAAAGATTCCTGCAGCGCATTCCGCTGGGGCGCTTCACGCAGCCTGCGGACGTGGCCAGTGCGGTCTGCTTTCTGGCCGGGGACGAGGCCAGCTATCTGACCGGCGTGTGCTTGGATGTGGATGGGGGGCGCAATATATGA
- a CDS encoding SGNH/GDSL hydrolase family protein, producing MASKLKLLAAAMATVGLLAACGGGGGADTTPKAKVTSVKVMGDSLSDSGTFGYKFTVQGNDPTTGKPYLVWPERIADLYSTSLCAHYKPTSQTTFVTANAGCTNYAIGGAQINYVDDSGQVVNSPISVLQQIKDAGAAGVSANDLILIDGGANDAAALITAVLTYQSAAGTYAVTGSPADGAKALAAQKYLQAFLASKIDTATLTALLSQGSDGIVKAGGLYMQTLAQNLAASMQTDLLAKGATRIAVLNIPAIQMTPKFTTVLAQIAQAQGTAASKQAEALLDGWVSAFNATLKTAAGNDSRIAVVDFYTEFKSQISNPAAYNFTNATVAACSKIGTDELSACSADKLAANIPQGETSPDWWKSYVFANSFHPTPYGYQQMGQLVSRSLAQAGWL from the coding sequence TTGGCAAGCAAACTCAAACTCTTGGCGGCTGCAATGGCAACGGTGGGCCTGCTGGCGGCCTGCGGCGGAGGAGGCGGTGCCGATACCACCCCCAAGGCCAAGGTCACCTCGGTCAAGGTCATGGGCGACAGCCTCTCGGACAGCGGCACCTTCGGCTACAAGTTCACCGTGCAGGGCAACGATCCGACGACCGGCAAGCCCTATCTGGTCTGGCCCGAGCGCATTGCCGATCTCTACAGCACCTCGCTGTGCGCGCACTACAAGCCCACCAGCCAGACCACGTTTGTGACCGCCAATGCCGGCTGCACCAACTACGCCATCGGCGGTGCGCAGATCAACTATGTCGATGACTCCGGCCAGGTGGTGAACTCGCCCATCTCCGTGTTGCAGCAGATCAAGGATGCGGGCGCGGCCGGTGTTTCCGCCAACGACCTGATCCTCATCGATGGCGGCGCCAATGACGCGGCCGCGCTGATCACGGCCGTGCTGACCTATCAGTCGGCAGCCGGAACCTATGCCGTGACGGGTTCGCCTGCCGATGGCGCCAAGGCGCTGGCGGCGCAGAAGTATTTGCAGGCCTTCCTGGCTTCCAAGATCGATACGGCAACGCTGACGGCGCTGCTGTCCCAGGGCTCGGACGGCATCGTCAAGGCCGGCGGCCTGTACATGCAGACGCTGGCCCAGAACCTGGCGGCCAGCATGCAGACGGATCTGCTGGCCAAGGGCGCCACGCGCATCGCCGTGCTGAACATCCCGGCCATCCAGATGACCCCCAAGTTCACCACCGTGCTGGCCCAGATCGCCCAGGCCCAGGGCACGGCCGCCTCCAAGCAGGCCGAAGCCCTGCTGGACGGCTGGGTGAGCGCGTTCAACGCCACCCTGAAGACCGCAGCAGGCAATGACAGCCGCATTGCCGTGGTGGATTTCTATACCGAGTTCAAGAGCCAGATCTCCAACCCTGCGGCCTACAACTTCACCAATGCCACGGTGGCGGCCTGCTCCAAGATCGGTACCGACGAGCTGTCCGCCTGCAGCGCCGACAAGCTGGCTGCCAACATTCCTCAGGGCGAAACCAGCCCCGACTGGTGGAAGAGCTATGTCTTCGCCAACAGCTTCCACCCCACCCCTTACGGCTACCAGCAGATGGGTCAGCTGGTGTCGCGTTCGCTGGCACAGGCCGGCTGGCTCTAA
- a CDS encoding LysR substrate-binding domain-containing protein, with protein sequence MKLSTLQALILIEAHGSIRAAAQKMHVSQPALTAAIQQLESELEAPLLLRSKQGATFTPFGRALLQHAKLIVAQAQRANEEVAQLRGHWSGTIRMAVSPAIGLGLLPQALHQFAQQYPQVTVECRDGLYPGITPLLRDGTLDVALTPVHRMHLEPDLVAEPLYESHVVIVAQRSHPLAQARSLAQLHACEWVLSSPAGGPGALIEEAFAQAGLPAPRIRLLCESFLALPAVIAASDGWMTTMPSILFDNCAAREQLCVVPIEDALPRPVICSVQRHDMPLTPAARQLIAWVQHYALQRLKAQAPAGAAHVGGPA encoded by the coding sequence ATGAAGCTCTCCACACTCCAGGCCCTGATCCTCATCGAGGCACACGGCAGCATTCGCGCCGCGGCGCAGAAGATGCATGTTTCGCAGCCTGCGCTGACGGCTGCCATCCAGCAGTTGGAGTCGGAGCTCGAGGCGCCGCTGCTGCTGCGCTCCAAGCAGGGCGCGACGTTCACGCCGTTCGGCAGGGCCCTGCTCCAGCACGCCAAGCTCATCGTCGCCCAGGCCCAGCGCGCCAACGAGGAGGTGGCACAGCTGCGCGGCCACTGGAGCGGCACCATCAGAATGGCCGTATCCCCGGCCATCGGCCTGGGCCTGCTGCCCCAGGCCCTGCATCAGTTCGCCCAACAGTATCCGCAGGTGACCGTGGAATGCCGCGACGGGCTGTATCCCGGCATCACGCCCCTGCTCAGGGACGGTACGCTGGACGTGGCCCTCACGCCGGTGCACAGAATGCATCTGGAGCCGGACCTGGTGGCCGAGCCCCTGTACGAAAGCCATGTAGTCATCGTGGCCCAGCGCAGCCACCCTCTGGCCCAGGCGCGCAGCCTGGCACAGCTGCACGCATGTGAATGGGTGCTGTCCAGCCCTGCGGGCGGACCGGGGGCGCTGATCGAAGAGGCATTCGCGCAGGCCGGCCTGCCCGCGCCCCGCATACGCCTGCTGTGCGAATCCTTTCTTGCCCTGCCCGCGGTGATCGCGGCTTCGGACGGCTGGATGACCACTATGCCCAGCATCCTGTTCGACAACTGCGCCGCCAGGGAGCAGTTGTGCGTGGTCCCCATCGAGGACGCCCTGCCCCGCCCCGTGATCTGCAGCGTGCAGCGCCACGATATGCCGCTGACGCCGGCGGCCCGGCAGCTGATCGCCTGGGTCCAGCACTACGCGCTCCAGCGCCTGAAGGCGCAGGCTCCCGCCGGTGCGGCCCATGTGGGTGGCCCTGCCTGA
- a CDS encoding OmpW family protein: MKKHMRISAAVLALTACGLASAQSAGSWMARVGVTHLSPDVSSGNLSAPSFPNTKVDAGSNTQLGGGITYMVTDNLALDVPLATPFKHDLSGAGAIAGVGKLGSTKAVPATLMLQYRFNEAKAAFRPYVGAGVTYAHFYGEKTTATLNGLSGGTLANPTTAELDDKFGALAQLGFVYQFNERWFVDASYSKSFLKTKIHLSSGQSISVRLNPDVFALAVGYRF; the protein is encoded by the coding sequence ATGAAGAAACATATGCGGATTTCTGCCGCCGTTCTGGCCCTGACGGCCTGCGGTCTGGCCAGTGCCCAATCGGCCGGAAGCTGGATGGCGCGCGTGGGCGTGACCCATCTGTCGCCTGATGTGAGCAGCGGCAATCTGTCGGCACCATCCTTTCCCAACACCAAGGTCGACGCGGGCAGCAACACCCAGCTGGGTGGCGGCATCACCTATATGGTGACCGACAATCTGGCGCTGGACGTGCCTCTGGCCACGCCCTTCAAGCATGACCTGTCGGGAGCCGGCGCCATTGCCGGCGTGGGCAAGTTGGGCAGCACCAAGGCGGTACCGGCGACGCTGATGCTGCAGTACCGCTTCAACGAGGCCAAGGCCGCGTTTCGCCCCTATGTGGGAGCCGGCGTGACCTATGCCCATTTCTATGGCGAAAAGACCACGGCCACGCTCAACGGTCTGAGCGGCGGCACACTGGCCAATCCGACCACGGCCGAGCTCGATGACAAATTCGGTGCACTGGCCCAGCTGGGTTTTGTCTACCAGTTCAACGAGCGCTGGTTTGTGGATGCCTCCTACTCCAAGAGCTTTCTGAAGACCAAGATCCACCTGTCTTCGGGCCAGAGCATCAGCGTCAGGCTCAATCCCGATGTGTTTGCGTTGGCGGTGGGCTATCGCTTCTGA
- the corA gene encoding magnesium/cobalt transporter CorA, with translation MLNIFTLANGRLVQEEIESLADLERFRPVWVDLESPTLEEKRWIKQHYELSIPEDAMDDDIEESARFYEEDNGELHIRSDFLIDDDEDPRSVRVAFIVNQHNAALRSHGVLFSIHDEDVPVFRLLRMRARRAPGLIDDAKDVLLKLFDADAEYSADTLERIYDDLEKASKMVLSGDVTDEMAKEVLGAIARQEDLNGRIRRNVMDTRRAVSFLMRSKMLNAEQFEEARQILRDIESLDSHTAFLFDKINFLMDATVGFININQNKIIKIFSVASVALLPPTLIASVYGMNFRFMPELEWEFGYGYVVALMILSAVGPMLYFRKRGWLK, from the coding sequence ATGCTCAACATCTTTACGCTAGCCAATGGTCGACTCGTTCAGGAAGAAATCGAGTCCCTGGCAGACCTTGAACGCTTTCGCCCCGTCTGGGTCGATCTCGAATCGCCAACCCTCGAAGAAAAGCGCTGGATCAAGCAGCACTATGAACTGTCCATCCCTGAGGATGCGATGGACGACGACATCGAGGAATCGGCGCGTTTTTACGAAGAAGACAACGGCGAGCTGCATATCCGCAGCGACTTTCTGATCGACGACGACGAAGACCCCCGCTCGGTGCGCGTGGCCTTCATCGTCAACCAGCACAACGCAGCGCTGCGCAGCCATGGCGTGCTGTTTTCCATCCACGACGAGGATGTGCCTGTCTTTCGCCTGCTGCGCATGCGAGCGCGCCGTGCGCCCGGCTTGATCGACGATGCCAAGGACGTTCTGCTCAAGCTGTTTGACGCCGATGCCGAGTACTCTGCCGACACGCTGGAGCGCATCTACGACGACCTGGAAAAAGCCAGCAAGATGGTGCTGTCCGGCGATGTGACCGACGAGATGGCCAAGGAAGTGCTGGGTGCCATTGCCCGCCAGGAAGACTTGAACGGCCGCATCCGCCGCAACGTCATGGACACGCGCCGCGCCGTGAGCTTTCTGATGCGCTCCAAGATGCTCAACGCCGAGCAGTTCGAGGAGGCACGCCAGATTCTGCGCGACATCGAGTCGCTGGACAGTCACACCGCCTTTCTGTTCGACAAGATCAACTTCCTGATGGACGCCACGGTCGGCTTCATCAACATCAATCAGAACAAGATCATCAAGATCTTCTCGGTGGCCAGCGTGGCTCTGCTGCCGCCCACGCTGATTGCCAGCGTCTACGGCATGAACTTCAGGTTCATGCCCGAGCTGGAGTGGGAATTCGGCTACGGCTACGTGGTCGCCCTGATGATTCTGAGCGCCGTCGGCCCCATGCTGTACTTCCGCAAACGCGGCTGGTTGAAATAG
- a CDS encoding NAD-dependent succinate-semialdehyde dehydrogenase yields the protein MSKRVYTAPQLLIAGRWRDGRHASAHEVVDPATAQVIAHLGLASAQDMELALAAAETGFARWREVPAQERCARLERGVARMRERQEAIACLLTMEQGKPLAEARAELAMAADLIQWYAQEARRIHGRVIAARQPDSRMSVLKQPVGPVAAFAPWNFPLVLSARKIGGALAAGCSIVLKGAEETPASVAAMVACFEPELPEGALQLLFGVPAEVSAQLIASDVIRKVSFTGSVPVGRQLAQLAAVHLKRITLELGGHAPVIICRDADLERAARLMAMHKFRNAGQACLAPTRFYVERPVYGDFLDAFASEARKLVLGPGLDATTQMGPLANGRRRDAVRQLVAQSVAAGAQAMVGEVPEGGFFAPVSILTNVQEHSPVLEQEPFGPVAVVVPVDGLEQAIALANRSRYGLAGYLFTDSARAVHRVSERLEVGSLAINNMAVSVPEAPFGGVKDSGYGSESGIEGIDAFLDTKFTHYCA from the coding sequence ATGAGCAAGCGTGTTTACACGGCACCGCAGCTCTTGATTGCCGGTCGGTGGCGCGATGGCCGGCATGCGTCGGCGCATGAGGTGGTCGATCCGGCGACGGCACAGGTCATCGCCCATCTGGGCCTGGCCAGTGCGCAGGACATGGAGCTGGCCCTGGCGGCTGCCGAAACGGGGTTTGCCAGGTGGCGGGAAGTGCCGGCGCAGGAGCGCTGCGCGCGCCTGGAGCGCGGCGTGGCGCGCATGCGCGAACGGCAGGAGGCGATCGCCTGCCTGCTGACGATGGAGCAGGGCAAACCGCTGGCCGAGGCCCGGGCCGAATTGGCCATGGCCGCCGACCTGATTCAGTGGTACGCGCAGGAGGCCAGGCGCATCCACGGCCGCGTGATTGCGGCGCGCCAGCCGGACAGCCGCATGAGCGTGCTCAAGCAGCCCGTAGGGCCGGTGGCAGCCTTCGCGCCCTGGAATTTCCCGCTGGTGCTGTCGGCGCGCAAGATCGGCGGGGCGCTGGCCGCCGGTTGTTCCATCGTGCTCAAGGGCGCCGAGGAGACGCCTGCTAGCGTGGCAGCCATGGTGGCCTGCTTCGAGCCCGAGCTGCCCGAAGGGGCGCTGCAATTATTGTTTGGCGTGCCTGCCGAGGTGTCCGCGCAGTTGATCGCCTCCGATGTCATCCGCAAGGTCAGCTTCACCGGCTCGGTGCCGGTGGGACGGCAACTGGCGCAACTCGCGGCCGTCCATCTCAAGCGCATCACCCTGGAGCTAGGCGGCCACGCGCCGGTGATCATCTGCCGCGATGCGGATCTGGAGCGGGCCGCGCGCTTGATGGCCATGCACAAGTTCCGCAATGCCGGACAGGCTTGTCTGGCCCCTACGCGCTTTTATGTGGAGCGGCCGGTTTACGGCGATTTTCTCGACGCCTTCGCCAGTGAGGCCCGCAAGCTGGTGCTGGGGCCGGGGCTGGACGCGACCACCCAGATGGGGCCTTTGGCTAACGGGCGCCGCCGGGATGCGGTACGGCAACTGGTGGCGCAGAGCGTGGCGGCGGGCGCGCAAGCGATGGTGGGCGAGGTGCCGGAGGGCGGCTTTTTTGCGCCCGTCAGCATCTTGACGAATGTGCAGGAGCATTCGCCAGTCCTGGAGCAGGAGCCCTTCGGTCCCGTGGCTGTGGTGGTGCCGGTGGACGGGCTGGAGCAGGCCATTGCGCTTGCCAACCGCTCGCGCTACGGCCTGGCGGGCTATCTGTTCACCGATTCTGCGCGGGCCGTGCACCGGGTCTCCGAGCGGCTCGAAGTCGGCAGCCTGGCGATCAACAACATGGCGGTTTCCGTGCCCGAGGCCCCTTTTGGCGGCGTCAAGGACAGCGGCTACGGCAGTGAGTCCGGCATCGAAGGGATTGATGCCTTTCTGGATACCAAGTTCACGCATTACTGCGCCTAG